In Fusobacterium mortiferum ATCC 9817, the genomic window TAGAACAAAGTTAGGAATGGTATTCCAACAGTTTAATCTTTTTAATAATCATAATGTGCTTAGTAATTGTGTTGTAGGTCAAATGAAAGTATTGGGAAGAAGTAGAGAAGAGGCTGAAAAAATTGCTATGAAATATCTACAAGTAGTAGGAATGAGTAATTATATCAATGCAAAACCTAAACAGCTTTCAGGAGGACAAAAGCAGAGAGTAGCAATAGCTAGGGCTCTTTCTATGGAACCAGATGCAATATTATTTGATGAACCTACATCAGCTCTTGATCCAGAGATGGTAGGAGAAGTATTAAAAGTAATGAAAGAATTGGCTGATAGTGGGCTTACTATGTTGGTTGTAACACATGAAATGGGATTTGCTAAAGAGGTTTCTGATAGAGTTGTATTTATGAATAATGGGTATATAGAAGAAGAGGGAACA contains:
- a CDS encoding amino acid ABC transporter ATP-binding protein produces the protein MSENIIEIKHLSKAFGEHKVLKDIDFSVKKGEVVCIIGSSGSGKSTLLRCINLLEKPSGGQIIYNGENILDDNHDICQYRTKLGMVFQQFNLFNNHNVLSNCVVGQMKVLGRSREEAEKIAMKYLQVVGMSNYINAKPKQLSGGQKQRVAIARALSMEPDAILFDEPTSALDPEMVGEVLKVMKELADSGLTMLVVTHEMGFAKEVSDRVVFMNNGYIEEEGTPEEIFNNPKKERTREFLKRALVKN